The Scleropages formosus chromosome 11, fSclFor1.1, whole genome shotgun sequence genome window below encodes:
- the LOC108941283 gene encoding leukotriene B4 receptor 1-like isoform X2, with translation MKTNLTTMTNEPDTFQNTIPPDLPAITTSSPKPPPVGVGISFLVAALVVGLPGNLFVVWTVLCRLRRKSITTLLVLQLAVADSFVLLTAPFFLRQLAINGIWEFGDWACRLLHYSCGVNMYISVYLITLMGADRLLGVSRPFLSQRVRTKSRLWPTTGAVLIVALLLSIPVAVYREEKKQKNNSYCLAHYPSKEHEVFHYCLETVAAFLLPFSALAVCYCRISRTLQAARVRWRQRNRKGTSRLIVLIMGSFILLWAPYHFVNVLQTAALLAGKPGESLLSGCKKARPILIALAFLSSSINPLLYACAGSTFMGTSGLSCITRLLEGTSSECNSKRLESRGEKGDGGKQSAGSLRMTEVQDNKDNDEQKE, from the exons ATGAAAACG aatctcacgaCCATGACGAATGAACCGGATACATTTCAGAATACCATCCCTCCGGACTTACCTGCAATCACCACTTCTTCTCCAAAGCCGCCTCCTGTGGGTGTTGGTATTTCCTTCCTGGTGGCAGCCTTAGTAGTGGGTCTCCCTGGCAACCTTTTCGTTGTTTGGACAGTCCTATGCCGCCTACGCCGGAAGTCTATCACCACCCTGCTGGTCTTGCAGCTGGCGGTTGCGGACAGCTTCGTGTTGCTAACTGCACCCTTTTTCCTGCGGCAGTTGGCCATCAACGGGATCTGGGAGTTCGGGGACTGGGCCTGCCGCTTACTGCACTACAGCTGTGGTGTTAACATGTACATCAGTGTCTACCTCATCACTCTGATGGGGGCCGATCGCCTCTTGGGAGTGTCCCGTCCTTTCCTGTCCCAGCGGGTCCGCACCAAGTCCCGCCTCTGGCCGACAACGGGGGCCGTCTTGATCGTGGCACTGCTGCTCTCCATCCCTGTGGCCGTGTACCGAgaagaaaagaagcagaaaaataacAGCTACTGCTTGGCCCACTACCCAAGCAAGGAGCATGAGGTCTTCCATTACTGTCTGGAGACGGTGGCAGCCTTCCTCCTTCCGTTCAGCGCATTGGCCGTCTGCTACTGCCGCATCTCCCGCACCCTGCAGGCTGCCCGGGTCCGTTGGCGTCAGCGCAACCGTAAAGGCACCAGCCGCCTCATCGTCCTCATCATGGGTAGCTTTATCCTCCTCTGGGCGCCGTACCACTTCGTGAACGTGCTGCAGACGGCGGCGCTCTTGGCCGGGAAACCGGGGGAAAGCCTGCTTTCAGGCTGCAAGAAAGCACGCCCCATTCTCATTGCCCTGGCCTTCCTCAGCAGTTCCATCAACCCTCTGCTGTACGCTTGTGCCGGATCAACCTTCATGGGCACCTCTGGACTGAGCTGCATCACTCGCCTGCTAGAGGGCACCTCCTCTGAGTGCAACAGCAAAAGACTGGAGAGTCGCGGTGAAAAGGGAGATGGAGGGAAACAGAGCGCCGGTTCTCTGAGAATGACGGAGGTTCAGGATAATAAGGACAATGATGAACAGAAAGAATAA
- the LOC108941282 gene encoding leukotriene B4 receptor 1-like: MAQTQTPLNSSSSLLHALSSPPSNLNKTACENIICHNASTIIASLILGLVFLLGCPGNLFVIWSILARARKRSITTLLILHLACADGFLMTLTPFFVIYLAKKTWMFGNIMCKGIFYLCCVNMFASVLLIMLMSVYRMLAVVCPQRVGTLATRKAFLRLLVGVWLLVLIMSSPILAFREEKEENVTEHIRTICIPNANTLESLVMIHYSIETFFGFVLPYGVIVSCYVCILRRIRQTKFRRRIRSEKLILAIVVTFGLFWLPYQVINVMQVIAGLCPEESPLKKRLTYMWQSSRTITSTLAFVSSCANPVLYSLAGKAYIRQAGLGFMARLFEGTDSNTRKGRQMSQNSKPKEEEGVDLSNKEAESSVTVSAVKIQR; the protein is encoded by the exons ATGGCACAAACCCAAACTCCCCTCAATTCTTCATCCAGTTTGCTGCATGCCTTATCCTCCCCGCCATCCAATCTCAACAAGACGGCCTGCGAAAACATCATTTGCCACAATGCTTCCACAATCATAGCTTCGCTCATCCTGGGCCTGGTCTTCCTCCTGGGCTGCCCCGGGAACCTCTTTGTCATCTGGAGCATCCTGGCACGTGCCCGCAAGCGCTCCATCACcaccctcctcatcctccaccTGGCGTGCGCTGATGGATTCCTCATGACCCTCACACCTTTCTTCGTAATCTACCTGGCTAAGAAAACCTGGATGTTTGGCAACATCATGTGCAAGGGGATCTTTTACCTGTGCTGCGTCAACATGTTCGCCTCCGTCCTGCTCATCATGCTCATGAGTGTGTACCGGATGTTGGCTGTGGTATGCCCCCAACGTGTGGGCACCCTTGCCACCCGGAAGGCTTTTCTGAGGCTCCTAGTAGGAGTCTGGCTGCTGGTACTCATCATGTCCTCTCCCATCCTGGCGTTCcgagaggagaaagaagagaacgTTACTGAGCATATACGCACAATTTGCATACCCAACGCAAACACCCTAGAGAGTCTG GTGATGATCCACTACTCTATTGAGACATTCTTCGGATTTGTGCTGCCTTACGGGGTGATCGTGAGCTGCTACGTGTGCATTCTTCGCCGAATCAGACAGACCAAGTTTCGCCGCAGAATTCGCAGCGAGAAGCTCATTCTGGCCATTGTGGTGACCTTTGGCCTCTTCTGGCTGCCATACCAAGTTATAAATGTGATGCAG GTTATAGCCGGACTGTGCCCGGAGGAGTCTCCTCTGAAAAAAAG GTTGACTTACATGTGGCAGTCAAGCCGCACCATTACTTCTACACTGGCCTTCGTTAGCAGCTGCGCCAACCCTGTGCTCTATTCGTTGGCTGGAAAGGCCTACATTCGGcaggcgggcctggggttcatgGCACGGCTGTTCGAAGGCACGGATTCGAACACCAGGAAAGGCCGGCAGATGAGCCAGAACAGCAAACCGAAGGAAGAGGAGGGTGTGGATCTCAGCAACAAGGAAGCAGAATCCTCAGTTACCGTCAGTGCTGTCAAGATTCAGAGATAA
- the LOC108941023 gene encoding uncharacterized protein LOC108941023, which translates to MERCQELRLVLLGKTGSGKSSSGNLILGEPKFKAASSPNSTTHKCETRNVNRNGRRITVVDTPGFYDTKVSDENLKAEVVRCITECAPGPHAFVVVMRVETFTEQELAIVKKIEDSFGEGAFKHAVVLFTHGDQLDEVKIEKFVRKSRELRRFVERCGNRCHVVDNRYWNSNEHEYKNNTVQVEELMKTIEKMVEQNGGGCYTNELLKMVEKAKQAEMAIIRAMNRGLSEEEVKREAKQQTWKKLLKYFAGVSTGLIIGALLGTVVGLVQDFSTLEIKSKVTMGAVGGGAIGAAIGYVVSDQAETAGEAAKQTAAKIWENIKDLITKMRKSDHRMNYCCQEMRLVLLGKTGSGKSSSGNLILGEPMFSTVASSPHSPNVKCETGRGERNGRRITVVDTPGFHHTQVLKEKVKAEVVRCITECAPGPHAFIVVMKVEIFTEQELAIVKNIEDSFGEEAFKHAVVLFTHGDQLDEKVKIEEFVEKSEELRSFVERCGNRCHVVDNRYWKSNEHEYKNNTVQVEELMKTIEQMVEQNGGGCYTNELLKMVELATAVRKTEIMQEKKQAADELGTEAKNQTRSKLLNRCAGVASGAIVAALCGVGVVVGVGKSNVAVMVPLVLVAAMYGGTVGWDVAKHTETPREAIEKTRCRELRLVILGKTGSGKSSSGNLILGEPKFKAASSPNSTTHKCETRSVEKRNGRKITVVDTPGFYDTQVSDENLKAEVVRCITECAPDPHAFIVVMKVETFTEQELAIVKKIEDSFGEEAFKHAVVLFTHGDQLDEKVKIEEFVEKNEKLRRFVERCGNRCHVVDNRYWKSNEHEYKNNTVQVEELMKTIEQMVEQNGGGCYTNELLKMVEEAKQAEMAIIRATNEGLSEEEVTREAKQQTWKKLLKCFAGVSTGLIIGALLGAVSD; encoded by the exons ATGGAAA GGTGCCAGGAACTGAGACTTGTGCTTCTGGGTAAGACTGGAAGTGGAAAGAGCAGTTCTGGAAACCTCATCCTGGGTGAACCAAAGTTCAAGGCTGCAAGTTCTCCCAACTCAACTACTCATAAGTGTGAAACTAGAAATGTTAACAGAAATGGAAGAAGAATCACTGTTGTTGACACTCCAGGGTTCTATGATACCAAGGTCTCTGATGAAAATCTGAAAGCTGAAGTAGTTAGATGCATCACTGAGTGTGCACCAGGTCCTCATGCTTTTGTCGTTGTGATGAGGGTTGAAACATTCACGGAACAAGAGCTGGCCATAGTGAAGAAGATCGAAGACTCATTTGGGGAAGGGGCCTTCAAACATGCAGTTGTTCTTTTCACCCATGGTGACCAGCTTGATGAAGTAAAGATTGAAAAGTTTGTAAGAAAGAGTAGAGAACTGAGAAGATTTGTGGAGAGGTGTGGAAACCGATGTCATGTCGTTGATAACAGGTACTGGAACAGCAATGAACATGAATACAAAAACAACACGGTCCAAGTGGAAGAGCTGATGAAGACAATTGAGAAGATGGTGGAACAGAACGGTGGAGGCTGCTACACTAATGAGCTGCTAAAAATGGTGGAAAAAGCCAAACAAGCAGAAATGGCCATCATAAGAGCAATGAACAGAGGGCTATCGGAGGAAGAGGTGAAAAGAGAAGCTAAACaacaaacatggaaaaaacttCTGAAATACTTTGCAGGGGTTTCCACTGGACTAATAATTGGAGCTCTTCTTGGAACAGTTGTTGGATTAGTCCAAGATTTCAGTACTCTAGAAATTAAAAGTAAAGTTACAATGGGGGCTGTTGGGGGTGGTGCTATCGGAGCAGCTATAGGATATGTAGTATCAGATCAGGCAGaaacagcaggagaagcagcaaagcaaacagctgcaaaaatatgggaaaatatCAAAGATCTCATTACCAAGATGAGAAAAAGTGATCACAGGATGAACTATT GTTGCCAGGAAATGAGACTTGTGCTTCTGGGTAAGACTGgaagtgggaagagcagttctGGAAACCTCATCCTGGGTGAACCAATGTTTTCTACAGTTGCAAGTTCTCCCCACTCACCTAATGTTAAGTGTGAGACTGGAAGAGGTGAAAGAAATGGAAGAAGAATCACTGTTGTTGACACTCCAGGGTTCCATCATACTCAAGTcttgaaagaaaaagtaaaagctGAAGTAGTCAGATGCATCACTGAGTGTGCACCAGGTCCTCATGCTTTTATCGTTGTGATGAAGGTTGAAATATTCACGGAACAAGAACTGGCCATAGTGAAGAACATTGAAGACTCATTTGGGGAAGAGGCCTTCAAACATGCAGTTGTTCTCTTCACCCATGGTGACCAGCTTGATGAGAAAGTGAAGATTGAAGAGTTTGTAGAAAAGAGTGAAGAACTGAGAAGTTTTGTGGAGAGGTGTGGAAACCGCTGTCATGTCGTTGATAACAGGTACTGGAAGAGCAATGAACATGAATACAAAAACAACACGGTCCAAGTGGAAGAGCTGATGAAGACAATTGAGCAGATGGTGGAACAGAATGGTGGAGGCTGCTACACTAATGAGCTGCTAAAAATGGTGGAATTGGCAACAGCAGTACGCAAGACTGAAATAATGCAGGAGAAGAAACAGGCAGCAGATGAGCTTGGAACAGAGGCTAAAAATCAAACACGGAGCAAACTTCTAAATAGATGTGCTGGAGTTGCTTCTGGGGCAATAGTtgcagctctgtgtggagtAGGTGTGGTGGTAGGAGTTGGTAAATCAAATGTAGCGGTTATGGTGCCATTGGTCTTAGTTGCAGCTATGTATGGAGGTACTGTGGGATGGGATGtggcaaaacacacagaaacaccaaGAGAAGCTATAGAGAAGACAA GGTGCCGGGAACTGAGACTTGTGATTTTGGGTAAGACTGgaagtgggaagagcagttctGGAAACCTCATCCTGGGTGAACCAAAGTTCAAGGCTGCAAGTTCTCCCAACTCAACTACTCATAAGTGTGAGACTAGAAGTGTTGAGAagagaaatggaagaaaaatcaCTGTTGTTGACACTCCAGGGTTCTATGATACTCAGGTCTCTGATGAAAATCTGAAAGCTGAAGTAGTCAGATGCATCACTGAGTGTGCACCAGATCCTCATGCTTTTATCGTTGTGATGAAGGTTGAAACATTCACGGAACAAGAACTGGCCATAGTGAAGAAGATCGAAGACTCATTTGGGGAAGAGGCCTTCAAACATGCAGTTGTTCTCTTCACCCATGGTGACCAGCTTGATGAGAAAGTGAAGATTGAAGAGTTTgtagaaaagaatgaaaaactgaGAAGATTTGTGGAGAGGTGTGGAAACCGATGTCATGTCGTTGATAACAGATACTGGAAGAGCAATGAACATGAATACAAAAACAACACGGTCCAAGTGGAAGAGCTGATGAAGACAATTGAGCAGATGGTGGAACAGAACGGTGGAGGCTGCTACACTAATGAGCTGCTAAAAATGGTGGAAGAGGCCAAACAAGCAGAAATGGCCATCATAAGAGCAACAAACGAAGGACTATCGGAGGAAGAGGTGACAAGAGAAGCTAAACAACAAACGTGgaaaaaacttttgaaatgcTTTGCAGGGGTTTCCACTGGACTAATAATTGGAGCTCTTCTTGGAGCAGTT TCAGAttga
- the LOC108941283 gene encoding leukotriene B4 receptor 1-like isoform X3: MTNEPDTFQNTIPPDLPAITTSSPKPPPVGVGISFLVAALVVGLPGNLFVVWTVLCRLRRKSITTLLVLQLAVADSFVLLTAPFFLRQLAINGIWEFGDWACRLLHYSCGVNMYISVYLITLMGADRLLGVSRPFLSQRVRTKSRLWPTTGAVLIVALLLSIPVAVYREEKKQKNNSYCLAHYPSKEHEVFHYCLETVAAFLLPFSALAVCYCRISRTLQAARVRWRQRNRKGTSRLIVLIMGSFILLWAPYHFVNVLQTAALLAGKPGESLLSGCKKARPILIALAFLSSSINPLLYACAGSTFMGTSGLSCITRLLEGTSSECNSKRLESRGEKGDGGKQSAGSLRMTEVQDNKDNDEQKE, translated from the coding sequence ATGACGAATGAACCGGATACATTTCAGAATACCATCCCTCCGGACTTACCTGCAATCACCACTTCTTCTCCAAAGCCGCCTCCTGTGGGTGTTGGTATTTCCTTCCTGGTGGCAGCCTTAGTAGTGGGTCTCCCTGGCAACCTTTTCGTTGTTTGGACAGTCCTATGCCGCCTACGCCGGAAGTCTATCACCACCCTGCTGGTCTTGCAGCTGGCGGTTGCGGACAGCTTCGTGTTGCTAACTGCACCCTTTTTCCTGCGGCAGTTGGCCATCAACGGGATCTGGGAGTTCGGGGACTGGGCCTGCCGCTTACTGCACTACAGCTGTGGTGTTAACATGTACATCAGTGTCTACCTCATCACTCTGATGGGGGCCGATCGCCTCTTGGGAGTGTCCCGTCCTTTCCTGTCCCAGCGGGTCCGCACCAAGTCCCGCCTCTGGCCGACAACGGGGGCCGTCTTGATCGTGGCACTGCTGCTCTCCATCCCTGTGGCCGTGTACCGAgaagaaaagaagcagaaaaataacAGCTACTGCTTGGCCCACTACCCAAGCAAGGAGCATGAGGTCTTCCATTACTGTCTGGAGACGGTGGCAGCCTTCCTCCTTCCGTTCAGCGCATTGGCCGTCTGCTACTGCCGCATCTCCCGCACCCTGCAGGCTGCCCGGGTCCGTTGGCGTCAGCGCAACCGTAAAGGCACCAGCCGCCTCATCGTCCTCATCATGGGTAGCTTTATCCTCCTCTGGGCGCCGTACCACTTCGTGAACGTGCTGCAGACGGCGGCGCTCTTGGCCGGGAAACCGGGGGAAAGCCTGCTTTCAGGCTGCAAGAAAGCACGCCCCATTCTCATTGCCCTGGCCTTCCTCAGCAGTTCCATCAACCCTCTGCTGTACGCTTGTGCCGGATCAACCTTCATGGGCACCTCTGGACTGAGCTGCATCACTCGCCTGCTAGAGGGCACCTCCTCTGAGTGCAACAGCAAAAGACTGGAGAGTCGCGGTGAAAAGGGAGATGGAGGGAAACAGAGCGCCGGTTCTCTGAGAATGACGGAGGTTCAGGATAATAAGGACAATGATGAACAGAAAGAATAA
- the LOC108941283 gene encoding leukotriene B4 receptor 1-like isoform X1, with amino-acid sequence MSACSNLTTMTNEPDTFQNTIPPDLPAITTSSPKPPPVGVGISFLVAALVVGLPGNLFVVWTVLCRLRRKSITTLLVLQLAVADSFVLLTAPFFLRQLAINGIWEFGDWACRLLHYSCGVNMYISVYLITLMGADRLLGVSRPFLSQRVRTKSRLWPTTGAVLIVALLLSIPVAVYREEKKQKNNSYCLAHYPSKEHEVFHYCLETVAAFLLPFSALAVCYCRISRTLQAARVRWRQRNRKGTSRLIVLIMGSFILLWAPYHFVNVLQTAALLAGKPGESLLSGCKKARPILIALAFLSSSINPLLYACAGSTFMGTSGLSCITRLLEGTSSECNSKRLESRGEKGDGGKQSAGSLRMTEVQDNKDNDEQKE; translated from the exons ATGTCTGCATGTTCA aatctcacgaCCATGACGAATGAACCGGATACATTTCAGAATACCATCCCTCCGGACTTACCTGCAATCACCACTTCTTCTCCAAAGCCGCCTCCTGTGGGTGTTGGTATTTCCTTCCTGGTGGCAGCCTTAGTAGTGGGTCTCCCTGGCAACCTTTTCGTTGTTTGGACAGTCCTATGCCGCCTACGCCGGAAGTCTATCACCACCCTGCTGGTCTTGCAGCTGGCGGTTGCGGACAGCTTCGTGTTGCTAACTGCACCCTTTTTCCTGCGGCAGTTGGCCATCAACGGGATCTGGGAGTTCGGGGACTGGGCCTGCCGCTTACTGCACTACAGCTGTGGTGTTAACATGTACATCAGTGTCTACCTCATCACTCTGATGGGGGCCGATCGCCTCTTGGGAGTGTCCCGTCCTTTCCTGTCCCAGCGGGTCCGCACCAAGTCCCGCCTCTGGCCGACAACGGGGGCCGTCTTGATCGTGGCACTGCTGCTCTCCATCCCTGTGGCCGTGTACCGAgaagaaaagaagcagaaaaataacAGCTACTGCTTGGCCCACTACCCAAGCAAGGAGCATGAGGTCTTCCATTACTGTCTGGAGACGGTGGCAGCCTTCCTCCTTCCGTTCAGCGCATTGGCCGTCTGCTACTGCCGCATCTCCCGCACCCTGCAGGCTGCCCGGGTCCGTTGGCGTCAGCGCAACCGTAAAGGCACCAGCCGCCTCATCGTCCTCATCATGGGTAGCTTTATCCTCCTCTGGGCGCCGTACCACTTCGTGAACGTGCTGCAGACGGCGGCGCTCTTGGCCGGGAAACCGGGGGAAAGCCTGCTTTCAGGCTGCAAGAAAGCACGCCCCATTCTCATTGCCCTGGCCTTCCTCAGCAGTTCCATCAACCCTCTGCTGTACGCTTGTGCCGGATCAACCTTCATGGGCACCTCTGGACTGAGCTGCATCACTCGCCTGCTAGAGGGCACCTCCTCTGAGTGCAACAGCAAAAGACTGGAGAGTCGCGGTGAAAAGGGAGATGGAGGGAAACAGAGCGCCGGTTCTCTGAGAATGACGGAGGTTCAGGATAATAAGGACAATGATGAACAGAAAGAATAA
- the ltb4r gene encoding leukotriene B4 receptor 1: protein MTNATSAPSALPVSHQVGIGLLSLAFLLGFPGNLFVVWTIVCRVTRRSLTCLLVLNLAVADALVLLSAPLFIRFLAVRGWEFGSGMCKTVHYLCCVNMYASIYLICLMSVDRWLAVTRPFLSQQLRTKHTLWAFLLVLWILSFVFALPMPFYRSNLQPFLAKNISVYICMPYHWESEKHETFQYLWETLLGFLLPFCLILACYLSIICRLRSAMFQRKSRGNRLIVFIIGAFALFWLPYHLINILQVLGTLQKLPEVLQFAKTARPNVTAFAFFSSSVNPILYVFAGSSYIRRAGLGFMGKLFEGTNSEGGSFSSRSTRSSRSGSSPESSTLRKLSMRFGLRGVRDEWMETVAGPDAGSELQQLDLKAMSKGQL, encoded by the exons ATGACAAACGCAACATCCGCCCCCTCCGCGCTACCCGTCTCCCACCAGGTGGGGATCGGGCTGCTCTCGTTGGCCTTTTTGCTGGGCTTCCCGGGGAACCTCTTCGTGGTGTGGACCATCGTGTGCCGAGTGACGCGCCGCTCTCTCACCTGCCTGCTGGTGCTCAACCTGGCGGTGGCGGATGCCCTGGTGCTTCTCAGCGCACCTCTCTTCATACGCTTCCTGGCAGTTCGCGGCTGGGAGTTCGGGTCGGGGATGTGCAAGACGGTGCACTACCTGTGCTGCGTGAACATGTACGCCTCCATTTACCTCATCTGCCTGATGAGCGTGGACCGTTGGCTGGCCGTGACACGACCCTTCCTCTCGCAACAGCTACGCACCAAACACACGCTCTGGGCGTTCCTCCTGGTGTTGTGGATCCTGTCCTTTGTCTTCGCCTTACCCATGCCCTTTTACCGCAG CAACCTCCAGCCATTCCTGGCAAAGAACATTTCTGTCTACATATGTATGCCATACCACTGGGAAAGCGAGAAACATGAGACGTTCCAGTACCTGTGGGAAACGCTGCTGGGCTTCCTGCTGCCGTTCTGCCTCATCCTGGCCTGCTACTTGTCCATCATCTGCCGCCTGAGAAGTGCCATGTTCCAGCGCAAGAGCAGGGGAAACCGCCTCATCGTCTTCATCATCGGTGCCTTTGCCCTCTTCTGGCTGCCCTATCACCTCATCAATATCTTGCAG GTTCTGGGAACTCTGCAGAAGTTGCCCGAAGTGCTGCAATTTGCCAAAACGGCCCGGCCCAACGTCACCGCATTTGCCTTCTTCAGCAGCAGCGTGAATCCCATTCTGTACGTGTTCGCCGGAAGTTCGTACATCCGACGAGCAGGTCTGGGCTTTATGGGCAAGCTCTTCGAGGGCACAAACTCCGAGGGAGGCTCCTTCTCCTCTCGTAGCACCCGCTCCAGCCGCAGCGGCTCTTCCCCAGAGTCCAGCACTCTACGGAAGCTGTCCATGCGCTTTGGCCTTAGGGGCGTACGAGATGAGTGGATGGAGACCGTTGCCGGACCAGATGCCGGGTCAGAGCTACAACAACTAGACTTGAAGGCGATGTCCAAAGGCCAGCTCTGA